A region of Plutella xylostella chromosome 29, ilPluXylo3.1, whole genome shotgun sequence DNA encodes the following proteins:
- the LOC105382264 gene encoding mucin-19 isoform X7 yields the protein MWCLHFVAVLAAFGLLAPAYSNVIVRDDGNQFQDEDSQRQVISKNNYQRYSQTNAGNYDQGYNQRNENNGQQQYVNRPRYSQQQGGPVVIQRSTGGRSAQIRRTQRLQNNQATQQQQVVVPQNQVQYSSAQASAQSSAQSGTVSTTNAQAQAYAAQQAEEAAENKSLEEAEELLLEAEAQEERARQIEQQARQALQAAEIAEAEANQRLIEAERKEQLALARIHHPRGHLAPQTVTATSTAEATAVTQTTSGAPVPVPAAPVVPVVPAAPAVPLAPVPAPAAIVAAPAPVDYVGSPVYFNSAPDAYNAAPVSEYSEVPQGPVATTSYISEASVAPVAPLAPAPVDQQYASATSSSVAQTSQGPALAPTSAGVAQATASAASAVTVATQQEQQANAAFAQARAVVQQAYNNYAQAQVALQQAQTQAIAAAQAAQGPNGNAAAAFAAAQAAQVAQSQFNDAAVQLQQAEEAYAQAQAAQQQAAQSAAAALAAQQQAQALAASEAAAEQAAANAAAAASAQAVANNNAAQAQAAATATAAAATNAANAVTAANAANEQANANAAAAASAVAAQQQNLSQAQAAVVASTQQAQAIATAAAASQAQQQAAVAAAQQAVSTAAAGVNAAGTQLNQANAGLSAALAQVRQAQAALQQAQQAAQQANADAAAAAATNSQAAALAADQAAQNAAYGVYVAQNQLQQAEQAYQAALAAQQQATAVAQAAQSAQQQAASQAAAAQSAATAQAQQVALAQAAAEVAQEQATAQAASAAAANQQAVANAQAAASAQIQAANAQAEASAQAVAAANQAATTQAAVNAANAANAADAAAAAQAAAAAQAANIQATTNAQAAAIAQAAIDAANAANAANAANAANAANAANAANAANAANAASAANAANAANAANAASAANAASAANAANAANAANAINAANAQTAANAQAANAQAAATAEANAEAAALASATSAFPGLLQFLQSLGYGPASAPGSLVLPSLPAAPVVAPTSSAATSISSATAPGYPGAPVSASTTSKSTSLTSAPAGPGAPAAPGAPAAPGAPVTTSTATTSTSTTSVAPVAGVAPVAGVAPGAGVAPVAGVAPVAGVAPVAGVAPGAGVAPGAGVAPVAGVAPGAGVAPGAGVAPVAGVAPGGSSAAVAASSAAIAAAIAQENNAAQVLAQAEANEQQAQAVYQAAITALHQAQAAAQAAFAATQQPNGTADITALNAALQAIQTANNNVNNASVQLHQAHQALAQARVVQRQAQTAVMNAVSLQKQAEHKAAASQAAAAAAATAASQQAAATATAQAQAAQAQAQAAAQANAAAQAEQIAQADAQATAATLAAEQNAAAAATANTSASAGGLQGFLDYLQSLGFGGSAGANAAAGTATSQGTAGAPGSLGGLYGTQGAPGTVLGANGLGGVNGLGGVNGLGGVGGPNGLGGVGGTNGLGGVGAANGLGGLGNVNGLGGSGGLAGLNGLGGVSGVNGLGSLLGLNGLGGVGGANGLTGVVGANGLGGLGGINAALGLTGGVNGALENIGGLNAGGELSALAGLNLGGVGLDGLSGIAGLDGLTDLVGLGGANDLSGLGNQGGVNGLAGLLGLSANGANGGALTIGALGGAAGGQNVPVPTQTVASQSTAGSTVVSQGPGAVVPATTGAAPLVNDTPAQGGLSGLLAYLSSLGLPIPASLTAAINTSGVAPLPLTPAPVAQGVTPGVTPVPVAPGATPVPVSPAVLPVPGIGPTFLNPGVAPAPPAPGALPVPGTGQTFVNPGALPAPVAPGVVPAPLAPVGAPLPLTQGVAPAPVAPGLTPAPVAPVTSTSATSASTVTSAGPTGISAATAAAAAQVRQAVAAERIAAAQVASAQAVVRQAAAACSAAVVAAQAATTAAALEAAQTGYITAVDQYHQAQTNLAQAQATLRQAAAAVTAAVTSQLQASAQASSVAQAAANGAAAATAIQTDAGIQSSVQQLEANASAQAQASAQQAAAAATAEAAAETAFEQATAAAAAQAAAQNAANQAAANAAAQAATTAAGQAAVAQAQSTASGLSAGGAYPGVSGAYTGAPGTYGTTQGAYPGAAGALAGANAYTSSVPSAFPGAAVPGAPALAPGAVGNDYPSILPSFDEYFNGGAASLYPGAGYPGTAGIGGAGYPGYSLYPGSAYPGANTAAGSASSAATTTGAGYPGAPGTATSAATTATTVGAPGAPAGSPGFAYPGAPGTTASTATAASAAATSGAPAGYPGAPAGYPGAPATAASAATATTTSGAGYTGPAYPGASTAAAGSTATTSAGYPGAGSAYASANSSAASQTTSGVPQVSYGLSESPEQCTLVIIKTCNTVTNADGTQNTQCTTRTEPIGA from the exons ATGTGGTGTCTTCATTTCGTCGCCGTTCTGGCGGCATTTGGACTTCTGGCTCCAGCTT aTTCTAATGTTATAGTTAGGGACGATGGAAACCAATTCCAGGATGAAg ATAGTCAAAGACAagttataagtaaaaataattaccAACGTTATTCCCAAACCAATGCTGGAAACTATGACCAGG gaTACAACCAAAGGAATGAAAACAATGGTCAACAACAATATGTCAATA GACCACGATACAGCCAGCAACAAGgag GACCAGTAGTTATTCAAAGGAGTACAGGTGGAAGATCAG CTCAAATTCGTCGTACTCAAAGACTTCAGAATAATCAAGCAACCCAGCAACAGCAAGTCGTAGTCCCCCAAAACCAAGTGCAGTACAGCTCTGCTCAAGCCAGTGCGCAATCAAGTGCGCAAAGTGGGACAGTTAGCACTACCAATGCTCAAGCTCAAGCTTACGCTGCCCAACAAGCTGAGGAAGCCGCCGAAAACAAATCCTTGGAAGAAGCAGAAGAATTGCTCTTGGAAGCTGAAGCTCAAGAAGAGCGTGCTCGTCAAATTGAACAGCAAGCGAGACAGGCGTTGCAAGCAGCTGAAATAGCCGAAGCAGAGGCCAACCAGAGGCTGATAGAAGCTGAGAGGAAGGAACAGCTAGCTTTGGCTAGAATACACCACCCGAGGGGACACTTGGCTCCACAGACCGTAACAGCGACTTCAACTGCTGAAGCTACAGCAGTCACGCAAACAACATCCGGTGCTCCCGTGCCTGTGCCAGCTGCCCCAGTAGTGCCAGTAGTGCCAGCAGCCCCAGCAGTCCCACTAGCACCAGTGCCAGCCCCCGCAGCTATTGTAGCAGCACCAGCACCAGTAGACTACGTCGGATCTCCAGTGTACTTCAACTCAGCACCTGACGCGTATAATGCAGCTCCAGTTTCAGAGTATTCTGAAGTTCCACAAGGACCAGTAGCTACAACCTCATACATATCAGAGGCATCTGTTGCACCAGTCGCACCATTGGCACCAGCTCCAGTTGACCAGCAGTACGCTTCAGCCACGTCATCATCTGTGGCACAAACCTCACAAGGACCAGCGTTGGCTCCAACCTCAGCTGGAGTTGCTCAAGCCACTGCCTCGGCCGCGTCAGCAGTTACTGTCGCCACCCAACAG GAACAGCAAGCCAACGCAGCATTCGCGCAAGCAAGGGCTGTAGTGCAGCAAGCATACAACAACTACGCTCAAGCTCAAGTGGCTCTTCAGCAAGCTCAGACTCAGGCTATCGCCGCTGCGCAGGCTGCTCAAGGACCCAATGGCAACGCAGCCGCAGCATTCGCCGCCGCTCAGGCCGCTCAAGTCGCTCAGAGCCAGTTCAACGATGCCGCCGTTCAG CTCCAACAAGCCGAAGAAGCGTACGCCCAAGCCCAAGCCGCCCAACAACAGGCCGCCCAGTCCGCTGCCGCCGCCCTCGCTGCCCAGCAGCAGGCGCAGGCGCTCGCCGCCAGCGAGGCCGCCGCCGAGCAAGCCGCCGCcaacgccgccgccgccgcttctGCACAG GCCGTAGCAAACAACAACGCCGCACAAGCACAGGCAGCAGccaccgccaccgccgccgcggccACCAACGCAGCCAACGCCGTCACCGCAGCCAACGCTGCTAATGAGCAAGCTAACGCTAACGCAGCGGCTGCCGCAAGCGCCGTCGCAGCTCAACAGCAAAACCTGAGCCAAGCTCAAGCCGCCGTCGTTGCGTCAACCCAGCAAGCCCAAGCCATCGCCACCGCTGCAGCAGCATCACAAGCGCAACAGCAAGCCGCCGTGGCCGCAGCTCAACAAGCTGTCTCTACCGCAGCAGCCGGAGTTAACGCTGCTGGTACACAG ttgaACCAAGCCAACGCCGGTCTTTCGGCAGCATTAGCCCAAGTGAGACAAGCGCAAGCAGCATTGCAGCAAGCACAACAAGCCGCCCAGCAAGCCAAcgccgacgccgccgccgccgccgccaccaacAGTCAAGCCGCAGCTCTTGCCGCCGACCAAGCTGCGCAGAATGCCGCTTACGGTGTCTACGTTGCTCAAAATCAG TTGCAACAAGCCGAGCAAGCATACCAAGCAGCATTGGCAGCTCAGCAGCAAGCCACGGCCGTAGCGCAGGCCGCGCAGTCCGCCCAGCAGCAAGCCGCCAGCCAAGCAGCCGCGGCTCAGTCTGCTGCAACAGCACAG GCACAACAAGTCGCCTTAGCTCAAGCTGcggcagaagttgctcaagaACAGGCTACTGCTCAAGCTGCATCTGCAGCAGCAGCTAACCAACAAGCTGTTGCAAACGCACAGGCAGCCGCCAGCGCTCAGATTCAAGCCGCTAATGCTCAAGCTGAAGCCAGTGCTCAAGCTGTAGCTGCTGCTAACCAAGCCGCAACCACTCAAGCCGCAGTCAATGCAGCCAACGCAGCAAATGCAGCGGACGCCGCCGCTGCTGCACAAGCAGCAGCCGCTGCTCAAGCAGCTAACATTCAAGCCACAACCAACGCTCAAGCAGCCGCTATTGCTCAAGCCGCAATCGATGCCGCTAACGCAGCTAACGCAGCCAACGCAGCCAACGCAGCCAACGCAGCCAACGCAGCCAACGCAGCCAACGCAGCCAACGCAGCCAACGCAGCCAGCGCAGCCAACGCAGCCAACGCAGCCAACGCAGCCAATGCAGCTAGCGCAGCCAATGCAGCTAGCGCAGCCAACGCAGCCAACGCAGCCAACGCAGCCAACGCAATTAACGCAGCAAACGCCCAAACTGCAGCTAACGCTCAAGCAGCCAACGCTCAAGCGGCAGCCACTGCTGAAGCAAACGCCGAAGCAGCTGCATTGGCATCTGCCACGTCTGCATTCCCTGGATTACTCCAATTTCTGCAAAGCCTTGGATATGGTCCGGCATCAGCACCAggctcactagttttgccaagttTACCAGCGGCACCGGTGGTTGCACCCACTTCATCTGCTGCTACATCAATATCATCTGCAACTGCTCCAGGCTACCCCGGTGCTCCAGTTTCTGCGTCTACTACATCTAAATCAACATCTTTGACCAGTGCACCTGCTGGCCCAGGCGCACCTGCTGCCCCAGGTGCACCTGCTGCCCCAGGAGCACCAGTGACTACATCTACTGCAACTACATCAACATCTACAACCAGTGTTGCCCCAGTAGCAGGAGTTGCCCCAGTAGCAGGAGTTGCCCCAGGAGCAGGAGTTGCCCCAGTAGCAGGAGTTGCCCCAGTAGCAGGAGTTGCCCCAGTAGCAGGAGTAGCCCCAGGAGCAGGAGTTGCCCCAGGAGCAGGAGTTGCCCCAGTAGCAGGAGTAGCCCCAGGAGCAGGAGTTGCCCCAGGAGCAGGAGTTGCCCCAGTAGCAGGAGTTGCCCCAGGTGGCTCGTCTGCAGCCGTAGCTGCAAGCTCCGCTGCCATCGCTGCCGCTATTGCACAG GAAAATAATGCTGCTCAAGTGCTGGCCCAAGCTGAAGCTAACGAACAGCAAGCTCAAGCAGTTTACCAAGCCGCTATCACTGCTCTTCACCAAGCCCAAGCGGCAGCGCAAGCCGCATTCGCCGCCACCCAGCAGCCGAATGGAACAGCAGACATCACTGCTCTGAACGCTGCTCTTCAAGCTATTCAAACTGCCAACAACAATGTCAACAATGCTTCAGTACAG TTACATCAAGCACACCAAGCCTTAGCCCAGGCTCGCGTTGTGCAACGTCAAGCACAAACTGCTGTGATGAACGCTGTGTCCCTGCAAAAGCAAGCCGAACACAAGGCCGCGGCATCCCAAgctgctgccgccgccgccgctaccGCAGCCAGCCAGCaagccgccgccaccgccaccGCTCAAGCCCAAGCCGCACAGGCTCAAGCTCAAGCAGCTGCACAAGCTAACGCGGCAGCTCAg GCCGAGCAAATCGCCCAAGCTGATGCACAAGCCACAGCAGCTACTCTGGCGGCTGAACAGAACGCCGCTGCTGCTGCCACCGCTAACACCTCAGCCTCCGCTGGTGGTCTACAAGGATTCTTGGACTACCTTCAATCACTAGGATTCGGCGGATCAGCTGGAGCCAATGCTGCGGCCGGAACTGCCACAAGTCAGGGTACAGCGGGAGCGCCAGGATCACTGGGTGGTCTCTACGGAACCCAAGGCGCACCAGGAACCGTTCTTGGAGCGAATGGATTGGGAGGTGTTAACGGATTGGGAGGTGTTAACGGATTGGGCGGTGTAGgaggaccaaacggattgggAGGCGTTGGAGGAACTAACGGGTTAGGAGGCGTTGGAGCAGCTAACGGATTGGGAGGCCTTGGAAACGTTAATGGACTGGGAGGCTCTGGAGGTCTTGCAGGCCTTAATGGATTGGGAGGCGTTTCAGGGGTTAATGGATTGGGAAGCCTTTTAGGCCTTAACGGATTGGGAGGCGTTGGAGGAGCAAATGGATTGACAGGCGTTGTAGGAGCTAATGGCTTGGGAGGCCTTGGAGGCATTAATGCTGCATTAGGATTGACTGGCGGAGTAAATGGTGCATTGGAAAATATTGGAGGGTTGAACGCTGGAGGAGAATTGTCAGCCCTTGCAGGATTAAACCTTGGCGGTGTTGGTCTTGATGGCCTTAGCGGCATTGCAGGACTTGATGGTCTTACAGACCTTGTTGGCTTGGGAGGAGCTAATGATCTTTCAGGCCTTGGAAACCAAGGAGGAGTTAATGGTCTTGCCGGCCTTTTAGGCCTGAGTGCTAACGGAGCAAATGGAGGTGCTTTAACAATTGGAGCATTGGGTGGTGCGGCTGGTGGCCAGAATGTCCCGGTACCCACACAAACAGTTGCATCTCAAAGCACTGCAGGATCAACAGTTGTTTCTCAAGGACCAGGAGCGGTTGTTCCCGCAACAACAGGAGCAGCGCCTCTTGTAAATGATACACCAGCACAAGGAGGACTTTCAGGACTTTTGGCCTACTTGAGCTCATTGGGTCTACCGATCCCGGCATCATTGACCGCTGCAATTAACACATCTGGAGTAGCCCCTCTGCCTTTGACTCCAGCACCGGTCGCCCAGGGAGTTACCCCAGGAGTTACACCAGTACCAGTTGCCCCTGGAGCAACACCAGTACCTGTTTCCCCTGCTGTTTTACCAGTTCCTGGAATAGGACCAACATTTTTGAACCCTGGAGTTGCCCCAGCACCACCTGCCCCTGGTGCTTTACCCGTTCCTGGAACTGGACAAACATTTGTGAACCCTGGAGCACTTCCAGCACCTGTTGCCCCTGGAGTAGTCCCAGCACCACTTGCCCCTGTAGGAGCACCATTGCCACTTACCCAAGGAGTGGCTCCAGCACCAGTTGCCCCTGGACTAACCCCAGCACCAGTTGCCCCAGTAACAA GTACTTCAGCTACTTCAGCCTCGACTGTAACCTCAGCTGGACCAACCGGCATCAGCGcagccaccgccgccgccgccgcccaagTCAGGCAGGCTGTTGCagct GAACGCATAGCAGCAGCGCAAGTGGCGTCTGCCCAGGCCGTGGTCCGACAGGCCGCGGCGGCGTGCTCCGCGGCAGTGGTCGCAGCCCAGGCCGCCACCACCGCAGCAGCGCTTGAAGCAGCTCAAACCGGCTACATCACCGCTGTTGACCAG TATCACCAAGCCCAAACGAACCTGGCTCAGGCTCAAGCTACACTGCGTCAGGCAGCAGCAGCAGTCACAGCAGCAGTCACCAGTCAACTGCAAGCCTCAGCTCAGGCCTCAAGCGTAGCGCAAGCAGCAGCCAACGGAGCCGCCGCGGCCACCGCCATCCAGACCGACGCAGGGATCCAATCCAGCGTACAACAACTAGAGGCCAATGCGTCTGCTCAAGCCCAAGCAAGCGCCCAGCAAGCGGCTGCGGCAGCAACTGCTGAGGCGGCGGCAGAGACAGCTTTCGAACAGGCCACCGCGGCCGCTGCCGCCCAAGCAGCCGCCCAGAACGCAGCCAACCAAGCTGCAGCCAATGCCGCGGCCCAGGCCGCCACCACGGCCGCTGGACAGGCTGCCGTCGCACAAGCCCAGTCTACAGCTTCTGGACTATCTGCAGGAGGAGCTTACCCAGGAGTATCAGGAGCTTACACGGGAGCTCCAGGCACTTACGGAACAACACAAGGAGCTTACCCAGGAGCTGCAGGAGCTCTCGCTGGAGCAAACGCATACACCAGCTCTGTGCCCAGTGCATTCCCGGGAGCGGCCGTGCCCGGTGCACCTGCCCTCGCACCAGGAGCAGTAGGCAATGACTACCCATCAATTCTACCTTCTTTCGATGAGTACTTCAACGGCGGCGCCGCGTCTCTCTACCCTGGAGCGGGCTACCCCGGTACCGCAGGGATCGGAGGAGCCGGCTACCCAGGCTACTCTCTATATCCTGGCTCTGCCTACCCTGGTGCCAACACTGCCGCTGGATCCGCATCCTCCGCAGCCACCACTACTGGAGCAGGCTACCCGGGAGCACCTGGTACCGCTACATCCGCCGCCACTACTGCTACCACTGTTGGTGCCCCTGGTGCGCCCGCTGGATCCCCAGGTTTTGCCTACCCAGGAGCTCCTGGTACCACTGCATCAACAGCCACTGCTGCTTCTGCTGCTGCCACTTCTGGAGCACCAGCAGGCTACCCAGGAGCACCAGCAGGCTACCCAGGAGCACCTGCCACAGCTGCATCCGCCGCCACTGCCACTACCACTTCTGGTGCCGGCTACACAGGACCAGCCTACCCTGGAGCGTCTACAGCCGCCGCTGGATCCACCGCCACCACTAGTGCTGGTTACCCAGGAGCCGGAAGTGCTTATGCTTCTGCAAACTCATCTGCTGCAAGTCAGACCACTTCAG GTGTACCTCAGGTCTCATACGGATTATCAG AGTCACCTGAACAATGTACTTTGGTTATCATCAAGACTTGCAATACAG TAACCAACGCTGACGGAACACAGAATACTCAATGCACCACCAGAACCG aaCCGATCGGCGCCTGA